Proteins encoded together in one Coleofasciculus chthonoplastes PCC 7420 window:
- a CDS encoding aminotransferase class V-fold PLP-dependent enzyme translates to MTDISGASTHLQHHRQQFPALANKAYFNFGGQGLLPTRSLTAIQQAYEYTQDHGPFSGKVNEWRLAQTGQLRGAIASELRTPPETITLTENVTVGCNIAFWGIDWQVGDRILLTDCEHPGIVATAEEIGRRFGVEVSTCPIMATLNQGDPTAVIQQHLTPRTRLVVLSHILWNTGQVLPLKEIVETCRNTATENTPIRILVDAAQSVGSLPLNLSELGVDFYAFTGHKWWCGPAGVGGLYVKPDALEHLHPTFIGWRGILMDKTAKPIGWKPDGQRFEVATSAYPLYVGLREAIATHQQWGTDQSRYEQICQRSQYLWQRLSELNSVRCLLNSPPQAGLVSFVLTDSTPSSQLVNQLEDKGFQLRTLRDPDCIRACVHYFTDYEEMDRLVDAIANQL, encoded by the coding sequence ATGACAGACATCTCTGGTGCATCAACTCATCTGCAACACCATCGACAGCAGTTTCCGGCTTTAGCCAATAAAGCCTATTTCAACTTTGGCGGTCAAGGGCTTCTCCCCACAAGGTCGTTAACGGCGATTCAACAGGCTTATGAGTATACTCAGGATCACGGACCCTTCTCCGGTAAGGTTAATGAGTGGCGCTTGGCACAAACCGGGCAACTTCGAGGTGCGATCGCGTCTGAGTTGAGAACGCCTCCCGAAACGATTACCCTTACAGAAAATGTCACCGTTGGCTGTAATATTGCCTTCTGGGGAATAGACTGGCAAGTGGGCGATCGCATCCTGCTGACGGATTGTGAACATCCGGGTATTGTGGCGACAGCAGAAGAGATTGGACGGCGATTTGGCGTAGAGGTGTCCACCTGTCCAATTATGGCGACGCTGAACCAGGGTGATCCTACCGCCGTGATCCAACAACACCTGACACCGCGTACCCGGTTAGTGGTTCTCAGTCACATTCTCTGGAATACGGGTCAAGTTTTGCCCTTAAAAGAAATTGTGGAAACCTGTCGTAATACGGCGACAGAAAACACCCCAATCCGAATTTTAGTCGATGCGGCTCAATCGGTTGGTTCTTTACCCTTAAATTTAAGCGAACTTGGGGTAGACTTTTATGCTTTTACGGGTCATAAATGGTGGTGTGGACCTGCGGGGGTTGGTGGTTTATACGTGAAACCTGATGCGTTAGAACACCTGCATCCGACGTTTATTGGTTGGCGCGGTATTCTCATGGACAAAACCGCTAAACCCATCGGCTGGAAACCGGATGGACAACGCTTTGAAGTCGCCACATCCGCCTATCCTCTCTATGTTGGATTGCGAGAGGCGATCGCGACTCATCAGCAATGGGGAACGGATCAAAGTCGCTATGAACAAATTTGTCAGCGTAGTCAATATCTTTGGCAACGCCTATCTGAGTTAAACTCGGTGCGTTGCTTGTTGAACTCTCCCCCCCAAGCGGGTTTAGTGTCCTTTGTCTTAACCGATAGTACCCCCTCTTCCCAACTTGTCAACCAATTGGAAGACAAAGGTTTCCAGCTTCGCACGCTGCGCGATCCCGACTGCATTCGCGCCTGCGTTCATTACTTTACAGACTATGAGGAAATGGATCGGTTAGTGGACGCGATCGCGAATCAATTGTAG
- a CDS encoding type I restriction enzyme HsdR N-terminal domain-containing protein: protein MAQVIQASELTLHDVKEKFNLQRVEDEQFFPEWQNDLPQATDAEKQWLDRVKANFLYLAEYPMHEEIVKMVVLSPLLSLANFYSYPFRPVAEKPVEIVFEDEAETLRGRIDVLVLHQTLWITVIEAKRKQLNVLEGIPQALFYMMNRPTIREPLFGFITNGSEFVYLKLMQQDSPRYGLSRLFSLINPGNDLYTVLGVLKRLGEVVNSTKR from the coding sequence ATGGCACAAGTCATTCAAGCCAGCGAACTAACCTTACACGATGTCAAAGAAAAGTTTAACCTTCAGCGAGTGGAGGATGAACAGTTCTTTCCAGAATGGCAGAATGATTTACCCCAAGCCACTGATGCTGAAAAGCAATGGCTTGATCGGGTTAAGGCGAATTTTCTCTATTTGGCAGAGTATCCAATGCATGAAGAGATTGTGAAAATGGTGGTACTGTCTCCATTGCTATCCCTCGCTAACTTTTATAGCTATCCGTTTCGTCCTGTTGCAGAGAAGCCAGTGGAAATTGTGTTTGAGGATGAGGCGGAAACCCTCAGGGGAAGGATTGATGTGCTGGTTTTACATCAAACGTTGTGGATTACAGTGATTGAGGCGAAGCGTAAGCAGCTTAATGTTTTAGAGGGAATTCCCCAAGCGTTGTTCTATATGATGAATCGTCCAACTATTAGGGAACCTCTATTTGGATTTATCACCAATGGCAGTGAATTTGTGTATCTTAAACTCATGCAGCAAGACTCGCCGCGATATGGTTTGTCCCGGCTTTTCTCGCTGATTAATCCCGGAAATGATTTATATACGGTGTTAGGTGTCTTGAAGCGGTTAGGGGAAGTTGTGAACAGCACTAAGCGGTAA
- a CDS encoding pentapeptide repeat-containing protein: protein MDILSFPLVSLRGENEWRTNPLTAILRRAKLFIAIFSADKPRFIYLIQAFLRRANLSNANLRGANFSKVSLFEAQLIKTNLSQAHFNGATFRRADLTQANLSQAHLKAADFYDTRLIEVNLSKANLTQANLTKAQLNLANFNQAILCHAKLINAKLVGANFSQACLKNVNFGVADLIGANLGCANLSGASFFRANLSEANLKGANLQGVDFRGAELSGANLSGANLSGANLSKADLSGANLSGANLSDAKLIRTQALAANFEEATLTGACIEDWNINGETNLNCTTCLYIYLQEYQQDRRPHVGKFAPGEFTQLFQKALETVDLIFRDGVNWKAFAYSFANTQIVHEDVPLGIQSIENKGDGTVLIKVSVTANTDKGKIDHDFWSNYKFVQEALEKQYQARIADKNEHINQLFDLVNHLQKQLGTIPKLMAEAYTTNYYWDFHAPVVSVGNEGVQGNLATENQGCQRNRQDNDDLKSKSTLTETA, encoded by the coding sequence ATGGATATTTTGTCTTTCCCTTTGGTAAGTCTGAGGGGTGAAAATGAATGGAGAACCAATCCCTTGACAGCAATTTTAAGACGAGCAAAACTCTTTATTGCCATTTTTAGTGCAGATAAACCGAGATTCATTTACCTTATTCAGGCTTTTCTCAGAAGAGCAAACCTAAGTAATGCCAATCTAAGGGGAGCAAATTTCAGTAAAGTTAGTCTCTTTGAAGCTCAACTCATTAAAACAAATCTCAGTCAAGCGCATTTCAATGGAGCTACGTTTAGGAGAGCCGATCTAACTCAAGCCAATCTGAGTCAGGCTCATCTCAAAGCTGCGGATTTTTATGACACCAGACTTATAGAAGTAAATTTAAGTAAAGCTAACCTAACTCAAGCAAATTTGACTAAAGCTCAACTAAATTTAGCTAACTTCAATCAAGCTATCCTCTGTCACGCAAAACTCATTAACGCCAAACTTGTAGGAGCTAATTTTAGTCAAGCTTGCCTTAAAAACGTTAATTTTGGCGTGGCGGATTTGATTGGTGCAAACTTGGGTTGTGCGAATCTCAGTGGCGCTAGTTTTTTTAGAGCTAACCTCAGCGAAGCTAACCTCAAGGGCGCTAATTTGCAAGGAGTAGATTTCAGAGGCGCTGAACTCAGTGGCGCGAATCTTAGTGGCGCTAACCTCAGTGGTGCTAACCTGTCTAAAGCCGATCTCAGTGGTGCTAATCTCAGTGGTGCTAATCTCAGTGACGCCAAATTAATTAGAACTCAAGCCTTAGCTGCTAACTTTGAAGAAGCAACGCTAACCGGAGCATGTATAGAAGATTGGAATATTAATGGAGAAACAAACTTAAACTGCACGACTTGCCTTTATATTTATCTACAGGAATATCAACAAGATCGCCGTCCCCATGTCGGTAAATTTGCACCAGGAGAATTTACTCAACTCTTCCAGAAAGCTCTAGAAACCGTTGATCTGATTTTCCGTGATGGTGTTAACTGGAAAGCTTTTGCTTATTCCTTTGCCAATACTCAGATAGTTCATGAAGATGTTCCATTGGGTATCCAAAGTATTGAAAACAAAGGAGATGGAACGGTTTTGATCAAGGTTAGTGTTACAGCTAATACTGATAAAGGTAAGATTGACCATGACTTCTGGAGTAACTACAAGTTTGTACAGGAAGCACTAGAAAAACAATATCAAGCTAGAATAGCGGACAAAAATGAACACATTAATCAACTTTTTGATTTAGTGAATCACTTACAAAAACAACTCGGCACTATTCCCAAACTAATGGCAGAAGCTTACACAACTAACTACTATTGGGATTTCCATGCTCCTGTCGTAAGTGTTGGTAATGAAGGCGTACAGGGAAATTTAGCGACAGAGAACCAAGGTTGTCAAAGAAATAGGCAAGACAACGATGACCTAAAGTCCAAGTCAACTTTAACCGAAACCGCCTAG
- a CDS encoding L-lactate MFS transporter, translating to MDNWQSVSVFGLPAEKGRWFLIPLGSLILLCLGTVYSWSIFRKPLEDLFGISATQSLLPFTVLLVLYALLMPITGFYIDKIGVSKITAIGGVVTGIGYILSSFATNIILLTITYGVIAGAGVGIAYGVPLAVSAKWFPDRKGLAVGLTAIGFGLSPLVTAPLAKGLIEAFGVLPSFAILGISLTGIILVISITLKLPPVGWKPQNWTPKQIETSKNQRRQLLRSPSFYALWFCYTIGTFVGLSAIGISSPVAQEIIQLDATTAAITVSIFAVFNGIGRPLFGWLTDRLQPKGAAIISYVLILIASILMLSAGEGQALTYLVAFSLFWLCLGGWLAIAPTATLILFPPEDYAKNYGIVFTAYGAGALLGTLAIGQLRDLFGSYTYAFYPTAILAIIGIIIAQFKLRA from the coding sequence ATGGATAACTGGCAATCTGTTAGCGTTTTTGGCTTGCCAGCAGAGAAAGGCAGATGGTTTTTAATCCCGTTAGGCTCGCTTATCCTACTGTGTTTAGGCACAGTCTATTCTTGGAGTATCTTCCGTAAACCGCTAGAGGACTTATTTGGCATCAGCGCCACTCAAAGTTTATTACCGTTCACAGTTTTATTAGTCCTCTATGCCCTGTTGATGCCCATTACGGGATTCTACATTGATAAGATTGGCGTGAGCAAAATTACCGCGATTGGTGGTGTGGTGACGGGAATTGGTTATATCCTTTCCAGTTTCGCCACGAATATCATCCTCTTAACGATTACCTATGGGGTAATCGCTGGGGCGGGAGTTGGCATTGCCTATGGTGTTCCCCTAGCCGTTTCCGCTAAATGGTTTCCCGATCGCAAAGGCTTGGCAGTAGGATTGACGGCGATCGGGTTTGGACTTTCTCCCTTGGTGACAGCACCGCTAGCCAAGGGCTTAATTGAGGCATTTGGCGTTCTTCCTAGCTTTGCAATTCTGGGAATTAGCTTGACGGGAATTATTCTGGTTATCTCAATCACGCTCAAATTACCCCCAGTCGGATGGAAACCCCAAAACTGGACGCCAAAACAGATTGAAACAAGCAAAAATCAGCGACGACAACTATTGCGATCGCCGTCTTTTTATGCGCTCTGGTTTTGCTATACCATCGGCACGTTTGTCGGACTCTCGGCGATCGGTATTTCCAGCCCCGTGGCACAGGAAATTATTCAACTCGATGCGACGACTGCTGCGATTACGGTTTCTATCTTTGCTGTCTTTAATGGCATCGGGCGTCCTCTATTTGGTTGGTTAACGGATCGCCTACAGCCCAAGGGAGCGGCGATTATTTCCTATGTGTTAATTCTGATCGCTTCAATTTTGATGCTCAGTGCGGGAGAGGGGCAAGCTTTGACCTATCTGGTTGCTTTTTCTCTGTTCTGGCTTTGTTTAGGAGGATGGTTAGCGATCGCACCAACAGCGACGCTGATTTTGTTTCCTCCAGAGGACTATGCTAAGAACTATGGGATTGTCTTCACCGCCTATGGCGCTGGCGCATTATTAGGGACTCTCGCCATCGGACAACTCCGGGATTTATTTGGCAGTTATACCTACGCTTTCTATCCCACCGCCATTTTAGCCATTATCGGCATTATTATTGCCCAATTTAAGCTTCGCGCTTAA
- a CDS encoding ferritin-like domain-containing protein — protein MTATQTKNQLYDIDKIRQQARQSIEEGAVTEDYPLNREQACQYLNEALATEILCVMRYRHHQVIAKGINYPQVAAEFAEHAEQEQEHTMMLAERIDQLGGDPDFNPATIMERSSTEYGSTGANIELTQLIKEDLVAERIAIEVYRKLVGFFGHADPTTRHIVESILEDEEDHASELADLLAAIDPRNKPS, from the coding sequence ATGACAGCCACACAAACAAAAAATCAACTTTATGATATTGATAAGATCCGTCAGCAGGCGCGTCAATCTATTGAAGAGGGAGCCGTTACTGAAGATTATCCCCTCAACCGCGAACAAGCTTGTCAGTACCTCAACGAAGCGCTAGCCACGGAAATTCTATGTGTAATGCGCTACCGTCACCATCAGGTTATTGCTAAGGGAATTAATTATCCTCAGGTTGCGGCGGAGTTTGCTGAACACGCCGAGCAAGAACAAGAACATACGATGATGCTCGCCGAGCGGATTGATCAGCTTGGGGGTGATCCCGATTTTAATCCGGCGACAATCATGGAGCGCTCATCTACGGAGTATGGTAGCACGGGTGCGAATATTGAGTTGACTCAATTGATCAAAGAGGATTTAGTCGCCGAGCGGATTGCGATTGAAGTTTATCGCAAGTTAGTTGGCTTTTTTGGTCATGCTGATCCCACAACTCGCCATATCGTCGAAAGCATTCTCGAAGATGAAGAAGATCACGCCAGTGAACTTGCTGATCTGTTAGCGGCTATCGATCCCAGAAATAAACCCAGCTAA
- a CDS encoding FGGY-family carbohydrate kinase, with the protein MANSRILYLGIDFGTSGARAIVIDATGAVQAEAQWAFAATPLAELTAIWQSTLYRLIEQIPASIRQDITRIAIDGTSATVLLCDRQGTPITEPLLYNDGRGIAMMEQLKQIAPANSVVLSATSSLAKLLWLIHHTPGTLENYYFLHQADWLAFLLHGKLGISDYHNALKLGYDPEKLEYPSWMKQLPLPPILPKVLAPGTPVGDVTPEIASRLGLHPDCQVCTGTTDSIAAFLASGAKHPGEALTSLGSTLVLKLLSHTRVENADYGIYSHRLGNLWLTGGASNTGGAVLRQFFSDRELEELSHQINPEQESPLDYYPLLKRGDRFPINDPDLSPKLEPQPANPVEFLHGLLESIARIEARGYQLLQQLGATPLTCVYTAGGGAKNTTWTAIRQRQLQVAIQPPRHIEAAYGTALFVRNRF; encoded by the coding sequence ATGGCGAATTCTAGAATCCTTTACCTTGGGATCGATTTCGGTACATCTGGCGCACGAGCCATAGTGATTGACGCCACAGGTGCGGTTCAAGCCGAAGCGCAATGGGCGTTTGCGGCGACTCCCCTGGCTGAATTAACGGCAATTTGGCAAAGCACTCTGTATCGGCTAATTGAACAAATTCCGGCATCGATTCGACAAGATATTACTCGTATCGCCATTGATGGGACATCGGCAACGGTACTGCTATGCGATCGCCAAGGTACTCCAATCACCGAGCCACTTCTTTATAATGATGGGCGAGGGATAGCGATGATGGAACAGTTAAAGCAGATTGCTCCAGCTAATTCCGTGGTTCTCAGTGCCACTTCTAGTCTGGCGAAACTCTTGTGGTTGATTCACCATACACCAGGCACTCTGGAAAATTATTACTTCCTCCATCAAGCCGACTGGTTAGCCTTTTTATTACACGGTAAGCTCGGAATTAGCGACTATCACAATGCCTTAAAGCTGGGATATGACCCAGAAAAGCTAGAGTATCCCAGTTGGATGAAACAACTCCCACTCCCACCAATATTACCCAAAGTCCTGGCTCCGGGAACGCCAGTCGGTGACGTCACTCCAGAAATTGCCTCCCGGTTAGGATTACACCCAGACTGTCAGGTTTGTACGGGTACAACAGATAGTATTGCTGCATTTCTCGCCAGTGGGGCAAAGCATCCCGGTGAAGCGTTAACCTCTCTGGGTTCTACATTAGTCTTGAAGTTATTGAGTCATACCCGCGTCGAGAATGCGGATTACGGAATTTATTCTCACCGACTGGGAAACTTATGGTTAACCGGCGGTGCGTCTAATACTGGAGGTGCTGTACTGCGACAATTTTTCAGCGACAGAGAACTTGAAGAACTTAGCCATCAAATCAACCCTGAGCAGGAAAGTCCCCTAGACTATTATCCATTATTAAAAAGAGGCGATCGCTTTCCCATCAATGATCCTGATCTGTCTCCCAAATTAGAACCTCAACCTGCCAACCCTGTCGAATTTCTCCACGGTTTACTCGAAAGCATTGCCCGTATTGAAGCACGAGGCTATCAACTATTACAACAACTCGGTGCGACTCCCCTCACCTGTGTCTATACGGCGGGAGGAGGCGCTAAAAATACGACATGGACAGCGATTCGCCAACGTCAGCTTCAGGTTGCCATTCAACCCCCCAGACATATAGAAGCAGCTTACGGTACAGCATTATTCGTCAGGAACCGCTTCTAA
- a CDS encoding response regulator yields MSKILLIEDSISQLALMNLYLRDSGHTIINLTNPKEALNKAVLYKPHVIVTDVLMPDMNGFEVCRQLKKHPETQNIPIVICSAKNYKIDRIWGMKQGAIAHLSKPFSRDQLVQTINKARLSSPKNYQQYRLRELVELYPLEWGTLANVG; encoded by the coding sequence ATGAGTAAGATTTTATTGATTGAGGATAGTATCAGCCAGTTAGCATTGATGAATCTTTACCTGCGCGATAGCGGTCATACGATTATCAATCTAACTAACCCAAAAGAAGCGCTGAATAAGGCAGTTTTGTATAAACCCCATGTCATCGTTACCGACGTACTGATGCCGGACATGAATGGGTTTGAGGTGTGTCGTCAGCTTAAAAAACACCCAGAGACTCAGAACATTCCCATTGTTATATGTTCAGCTAAAAATTATAAAATTGACCGAATTTGGGGCATGAAACAGGGCGCTATTGCCCACTTAAGCAAACCATTTTCTCGCGACCAACTGGTTCAGACTATTAATAAAGCTCGTCTCAGTTCGCCGAAAAATTATCAACAGTATAGACTGCGGGAATTAGTTGAACTCTATCCCCTTGAATGGGGAACCCTGGCAAATGTTGGTTAA
- a CDS encoding pentapeptide repeat-containing protein, translated as MNVKELLHRYEAGETKFTGISLSGVNLFGADLIGIVLNGADLHGATLIFAYLSRANFRKANLVGTRLSGANLNQAWLSGVNLSNADLHGASLQSADLRSANLTLASLLDANLMDADLRGANLSGADLTGACLRGANLREEKRMYTAKLRGAILQNVDLQGADLRGADLLKVNLRGANLRETNLREADLRGANLSGANLSSAFLTEVNLMGANLRGAILKNVKLERAILSEADLTGVNLQGAVMPDVRLSKAQVSGGNLSFARLNRADLSRTNLREANLSDSDLIEAYLARTNLMGANLSNANLTRAELSTTNLMGANLQGATMPDGRIHDTD; from the coding sequence ATGAACGTTAAAGAACTCCTACACCGCTATGAAGCGGGAGAAACCAAGTTTACTGGCATCAGTCTCAGCGGTGTCAATTTGTTTGGCGCAGACTTAATTGGCATTGTTCTCAATGGTGCTGATTTACATGGTGCGACGCTAATTTTTGCTTACCTAAGTCGCGCTAATTTCCGGAAAGCTAATTTAGTGGGGACGCGGTTAAGTGGCGCAAATTTAAATCAGGCGTGGCTGAGTGGGGTTAATTTAAGTAATGCCGATTTACATGGGGCAAGTTTACAAAGTGCTGACTTAAGAAGCGCAAATTTGACATTAGCTAGTTTGCTCGATGCTAACTTAATGGATGCTGATTTGCGGGGGGCTAATTTAAGTGGGGCGGATTTAACTGGGGCGTGTTTGCGCGGGGCGAATTTGCGAGAAGAAAAGCGGATGTATACCGCCAAGCTGCGGGGCGCCATCTTACAGAACGTAGATTTACAAGGGGCAGATTTGCGGGGGGCAGATTTATTGAAAGTGAACTTAAGGGGTGCTAATTTAAGGGAAACGAATTTGCGGGAAGCGGATTTGCGGGGGGCAAATTTGAGTGGCGCCAATTTGAGTTCGGCATTTTTGACGGAAGTGAATTTGATGGGGGCAAATTTGCGTGGCGCTATTCTGAAGAATGTGAAATTAGAACGGGCAATTTTAAGTGAGGCAGATTTAACTGGCGTGAATTTACAGGGGGCTGTAATGCCAGATGTCAGGTTAAGTAAAGCCCAAGTGAGTGGGGGAAATCTGAGTTTTGCGCGATTGAATCGGGCAGATTTGAGTCGGACAAATTTACGGGAAGCGAATTTGAGTGATTCGGATTTAATTGAGGCATATTTGGCAAGAACAAACCTGATGGGGGCGAATTTGAGTAATGCTAATCTGACACGGGCAGAATTGAGTACCACTAATTTAATGGGGGCAAATTTGCAGGGGGCGACAATGCCTGATGGTAGGATTCATGACACAGATTGA
- a CDS encoding cellulase family glycosylhydrolase — translation MFNVFQDLLLPISHIPSLLLRRMRKPLTEAQQRAEGRWHKGFIPMPKASAWARSPLSKDVSPPLQNNTQERRRKVRGLRRGICFLLAFLLSLVMGVDWATDLPVAATNNPIITVTFPLSTEGAKIVDATGKPVILRGVNWFGIETEMHAPHGLWKRDYKEMLAQIKGLGYNMIRLPYAVKSLRAPEVTGIDYSIGANAELEGKSPLQVMDMIIQEADRQGLMILLDSHRLNDERIPELWYGDGFTEADWIDTWKVLARRYKNQLNVIGADLKNEPHGRASWGTGDLETDWRLAAERAGNAILEINPDWLMVVEGVENNVPGQQLDIHWMGANLEGVERFPVRLSRPNKVVYSPHEYGPGVFDQPWFSEPSFPQNLTRRWEIGWNYIATKGIAPVFIGEFGGRQVDSQSKEGVWQQKLVNFVQKEDLGFAYWSWNPNSDDTGGLLKDDWLTVQEPKQDLLQGVLIATRFAHKPAMAFIPDIKPSPSLGMNPTLKPRPRQPELKVTSTMRSDWQDGFCMSIEVINPTDQAVRDWQVQFQMNQATISQTWNGNFKAQGSEYVGKPLDWGRAIAPGKSRELGFCANKQGSDYQLRELSAVAVRSDAEFPPSVRIPTTPPQLKVMSNLQSDWQEGFCMSLAVINPTDNKVRDWQVQFQMNQAAINQSWNGNFQQKGSEYIVTPMDWGRVIEPGQKHDLGFCANKQGSDYQPQQLMASSR, via the coding sequence ATGTTTAACGTTTTCCAAGACCTGCTCTTACCCATTAGCCACATCCCATCCCTATTGCTACGCCGGATGAGGAAGCCCTTGACCGAAGCCCAACAGCGGGCAGAAGGTAGATGGCATAAGGGATTTATCCCGATGCCAAAGGCATCAGCTTGGGCGCGATCGCCCCTAAGCAAGGATGTGTCGCCCCCACTGCAAAACAATACCCAGGAACGAAGGCGAAAAGTCCGGGGCTTACGCCGAGGGATTTGTTTCCTGTTAGCCTTCCTTTTATCACTGGTGATGGGCGTCGATTGGGCAACAGATTTACCCGTGGCGGCGACGAACAATCCCATCATTACCGTTACCTTCCCCCTTTCCACCGAGGGAGCAAAAATCGTGGATGCGACAGGTAAACCTGTCATTCTGCGAGGCGTAAACTGGTTTGGTATTGAAACCGAAATGCACGCCCCTCACGGGTTGTGGAAACGGGATTATAAGGAGATGTTGGCGCAGATTAAAGGGTTAGGATACAACATGATCCGACTGCCTTATGCCGTAAAATCCCTGAGAGCTCCAGAAGTGACTGGGATTGATTATAGTATCGGTGCAAATGCTGAACTGGAAGGGAAATCGCCCCTACAGGTGATGGATATGATTATCCAAGAAGCCGATCGCCAAGGGTTAATGATTCTGTTGGACTCTCACCGACTCAACGACGAACGGATTCCCGAATTGTGGTACGGTGATGGCTTCACTGAAGCCGATTGGATTGACACCTGGAAAGTGTTAGCCAGACGCTACAAAAATCAATTAAACGTGATTGGGGCTGACCTGAAAAACGAACCCCATGGTCGCGCCAGTTGGGGAACTGGGGATTTGGAAACCGATTGGCGACTGGCGGCGGAACGGGCTGGGAATGCGATTCTGGAGATTAACCCGGATTGGTTAATGGTTGTCGAAGGGGTAGAAAATAACGTTCCCGGTCAACAACTGGATATTCATTGGATGGGCGCGAATCTAGAGGGTGTGGAACGCTTCCCGGTGCGATTGTCCCGTCCCAATAAAGTGGTCTATTCTCCCCATGAATATGGTCCAGGCGTCTTTGATCAACCCTGGTTTTCTGAACCAAGTTTTCCCCAAAATCTCACCCGACGCTGGGAAATCGGCTGGAATTATATTGCCACAAAAGGAATCGCCCCCGTCTTTATCGGGGAGTTTGGTGGACGACAAGTTGATTCCCAATCCAAGGAAGGCGTTTGGCAACAGAAACTGGTTAATTTTGTGCAGAAAGAGGATTTGGGTTTTGCCTACTGGAGTTGGAATCCCAATAGTGATGATACCGGAGGACTGCTCAAAGATGACTGGCTGACGGTGCAGGAACCGAAGCAAGATTTACTGCAAGGAGTCCTAATTGCCACTCGGTTTGCCCACAAACCCGCCATGGCGTTCATTCCTGATATTAAACCTAGTCCATCCCTAGGGATGAATCCCACCCTCAAACCCCGTCCCCGTCAACCGGAATTAAAAGTCACCTCAACGATGCGATCGGATTGGCAAGATGGGTTTTGTATGAGTATCGAGGTGATCAATCCCACGGATCAGGCGGTGAGGGATTGGCAAGTGCAGTTCCAGATGAATCAGGCGACAATTAGTCAGACCTGGAATGGCAACTTTAAAGCCCAGGGTTCAGAGTATGTCGGGAAACCCTTGGACTGGGGACGTGCGATCGCGCCAGGAAAAAGCCGTGAGTTAGGATTTTGCGCCAATAAGCAGGGTTCGGATTACCAACTGCGAGAACTGTCAGCCGTGGCGGTTAGGAGTGACGCTGAGTTTCCTCCCTCCGTCAGGATTCCCACTACTCCACCGCAATTGAAAGTCATGTCTAATCTACAATCAGATTGGCAAGAGGGATTTTGCATGAGTTTAGCGGTTATTAATCCCACGGATAACAAAGTGCGCGACTGGCAAGTGCAATTTCAGATGAATCAAGCGGCGATTAATCAGAGTTGGAATGGGAATTTTCAACAGAAAGGATCAGAATATATTGTCACGCCGATGGATTGGGGACGGGTTATTGAACCGGGACAAAAGCATGATTTGGGATTTTGTGCGAATAAGCAAGGTTCCGACTACCAGCCTCAGCAACTGATGGCGTCGAGTCGATAA